One region of Cucurbita pepo subsp. pepo cultivar mu-cu-16 chromosome LG03, ASM280686v2, whole genome shotgun sequence genomic DNA includes:
- the LOC111790694 gene encoding OTU domain-containing protein At3g57810, with the protein MKLYCNIVLPGSASLFVACFFSMDIMAEKPQNVAILEQLRLGIARFELVSSPVNSISPSNSVAPSFPFSMNRGRPLFAKIGPMLRAESPALRKVEHYKVQKVTGDGRCLFRALAKGMAFNKGIPLRPFEEKNDADDLRMAVKEIICDNGKERRQYEEALIAITAEEPLERYCRRIRTPNFWGGESELLVLSKLCKQPIIVYIPEHEHRMGSRSSSFIPIAEYGAEFKGGNPKKPVRLLYSGRNHYDLLV; encoded by the exons aTGAAATTGTATTGTAACATAGTTTTGCCGGGCAGCGCCTCCCTCTTCGTAGCTTGCTTCTTTTCCATGGATATTATGGCGGAGAAACCTCAAAATG TGGCGATTCTCGAGCAATTGCGACTAGGAATTGCTCGATTTGAGCTCGTATCTTCGCCTGTAAATTCAATTTCACCTTCCAACTCAGTCGCtccttctttccctttttctatGAATCGCGGCCGCCCACTCTTTGCTAAAATTGGACCCATGCT GCGCGCTGAATCGCCTGCATTGAGGAAAGTTGAGCACTACAAAGTCCAGAAAGTTACTGGAGATGGACGCTGCCTATTCCGTGCGCTT GCCAAAGGAATGGCTTTCAACAAGGGGATTCCTCTTCGTCCATTTGAGGAGAAAAATGATGCAG ATGATTTACGCATGGCTGTGAAAGAAATTATCTGTGATAATGGCAAAGAAAGACGGCAGTATGAAGAAGCTCTCATTGCAATTACTGCTGAGGAGCCATTAGAACG CTACTGCCGACGAATTCGTACACCTAATTTCTGGGGAGGAGAGTCAGAGCTATTG GTATTGTCAAAGCTCTGCAAGCAACCTATCATTGTCTACATACCAGAGCATGAG CACAGAATGGGTTCGCGTAGCTCTAGCTTTATTCCTATTGCAGAATATGGAGCTGAGTTCAAGGGAGGAAACCCCAAGAAACCTGTGAGGTTGCTTTACAGCGGTAGGAACCACTACGATCTGCTTGTTTGA